In Planktothrix sp. FACHB-1365, the sequence AATGCCGTCAATATGTCATTGATCATTTCAGTGCTAAACGCATGGCAGATGGCTATGAAGCGGTTTATCAAAAACTCATTGCTGAACGGTTCAGCCAAAACGGAAAACTCAAGAGTTTAACCGCAGCTTAATCTTGAATATGCAGTGTTAACGGCTTATTATTGTCATCACTTATTTTTCAACGATTCCAAAACCTTCAACCTGAAAACAATCTTAGGGTTGTTCACTCATCGCTGGTAGAATAAACTTTCATACAATCTGGATTTATCTATGAACCCCTTAAATCAAACGGTGAAAACATCTACTTTCAATACTCCGCCAGGAACCTATAAAAAATCAACTGGTATTTCAACCCGTTTAGCAGGTCGAAATCGACAACCCATTGCCTTAATTTCTGTTCATGGCGACCCGGATGTTGATATTGGTCGAGAAGAAGCAGGAGGTCAAAATGTATACGTGCGTCAAGTCGGTGAAGCCTTAGCCAAACTCGGTTGGCAGGTGGATATGTTTACCCGCAAAATTCACCCCGACCAACCCACCATTGTCCAGCATTCTCCCCATTGTCGAACCATTCGCCTCACCGCAGGGCCATTAGAATACATTCCCCGTGATGAATTGTTTGAATATTTACCTGAATTTGTGACTGCGTTTCAAAATTTCCAGGCTAAAGAAGGCACAAATTATCCCCTCGTCCATACCAACTATTGGTTATCCGCTTGGGTGGGACTACAACTGAAAAAACACCATAACGTTCAGTTACTGCATACCTACCATTCTTTAGGCGAGGTCAAATATCAAGCGGTTTCCCACCGTCCCCCCATTGCACAGACGCGGTTAACCATTGAACAACAAATTTTAGAACAATCAAATACAGTTATTGCCACCAGTCCTCAAGAAGAAGAAGTTTTGCGTCATACGGTTTCCCAAAAAGGTCATATTTCCGTCATTCCTTGCGGTACAAATTTAGAGAATTTTCACGTTATTTCTAAACCAGAAGCACGGGTAAAATTAGGATTAGATGCTCAAGAACCGATTATTTTATATGTCGGACGTTTTGACCCCCGTAAA encodes:
- a CDS encoding glycosyltransferase family 1 protein yields the protein MNPLNQTVKTSTFNTPPGTYKKSTGISTRLAGRNRQPIALISVHGDPDVDIGREEAGGQNVYVRQVGEALAKLGWQVDMFTRKIHPDQPTIVQHSPHCRTIRLTAGPLEYIPRDELFEYLPEFVTAFQNFQAKEGTNYPLVHTNYWLSAWVGLQLKKHHNVQLLHTYHSLGEVKYQAVSHRPPIAQTRLTIEQQILEQSNTVIATSPQEEEVLRHTVSQKGHISVIPCGTNLENFHVISKPEARVKLGLDAQEPIILYVGRFDPRKGIETLVRACHQYQITYNEPFKLIIAGGSDPNKSDGQERQRIESIINELGLTEQTYFPGQLSHDILPLYYAAADVCVVPSHYEPFGLVAIEAMACGTPVIASNVGGLKFTVIPEETGLLVSPQDINGFADAINRILTDDVWTQKLRKQASVRVSENFSWSGVAIRLSDLYRRILAESIMDERLLPLSRAAISATATTRKVS